Genomic DNA from Zonotrichia albicollis isolate bZonAlb1 chromosome 12, bZonAlb1.hap1, whole genome shotgun sequence:
CCTTTTAACAGTTTAATGTCTTTCTGGTattgtggtgcccaaaactgccccagaaCTAGCAGTGAGGCCACCCCAGTGCAAGGTACAGAATGTGCAGATGAGGTCAGTGAAAGGAAGGCTTGCAgaagcaggggctgtgctgtgtctgggTTCAGCAGGTACCTGGTCACAGAAGGGACATCTCTGGTGTTGACAGTCCTGTTGTCCTTTTAGGAACAAACACTCTGTCGTTGCAGCAGTGAACAGCAGAACCCTTCCTGCCTCTCTTTCAGACATGGCTCCATACTACGAAGCCCTGTGCAAGTCTCTGGAGTGGCAGATGGACACGGATCTGCTGAACAAAATGAAGAAAGCcaatgaggaggagctgaaacGTCTTGACAATGAATTAGAGGATGCAGAAAAGATCTTGGGGGAGAGCGAAATCCGGGATGCAATGATGGCCAAGGCTGAGTACCTGTGCAGGATTGGGGACAAGGTTGGTGACAGCAGAGGCTTTATGGACTCCTAGAAAACAGTGCATGGGAACCCTGCTAGCTGGGCAGGTCCCAGTGAGCACTGGGGGGCTTGCAGAGCATTTTCTCTATGGCACAGGTCACACGTGGCTGGCAGGTAGGGGAGACTCTTACTGAAATATAAATTATCTAGAAACAAAACAGTTcttgaaagaaaatttttttcttgacaATGAGAAAAGTTTGCAGACACCATTATTTACTTTCCTTACACTTTTAGACTTTTCCAAGCTATTTAGATTGTGCAGCTGAATTTCAAGTTACAGAGTAGATTTTCATAGTCTTTAGCTTTAAAAGATACATAAGGAACAGCTTTTCTAACTTGATTTAAACTTGGATACATTAGGATTATTCAGAATGCATAATGTCAAAATTACAACTACCAGTGGGAGACAACACATGTTCTTACAAGAGGTATTTTGTGAATGTTCTGGGTGCTTTTAACATTCTTACAGCAGCAAATTGTGTTTTGCCAGGAGGGAGCTCTGACTGCATTCCGCAAGACTTATGACAAAACTGTGGCCTTGGGACATCGCCTGGATATCGTGTTCTATCTGCTCAGGATTGGCTTGTTTTACATGGACAATGACCTCATCACTAGGAACATTGAAAAGGCAAAAAGGTACTGCTGGGGTTGTCTGAGTGCTCTAAAGCATTTTGGAAACAAGctgtaaaaaaagaaatggaagagAAATACTTTTTTGTCCAGAAATGACTGGGACTGGTTTGAGAGAGAATCAGTGATGGGTGGGTGTTACTTTGTTTTTAGAGCACTTCTTGCTCCTGGATTTTTTAATGGGGCCAAGGGAAAGGTTAAGATTTTGTGGTGTCTGTTTTCTAGCAGCTGGCTCAATTTGTTtttgcagcccagctcccactcCCTCTTGGGgtgtggctgctcccagtggcACTCAGCTGGCTTTGTAAAGAGGGAGCTTTTCCTCTCAAAGCAAGAGTGGCATGGTGTAATTTGGTGCCACTGGTTGCTTCACTGGTCTCTGTGCTCCCACTGTTTTGAACCTCAGCAGTTCCTGTAGAAAGCTGTGGTTCcattctctctgctgctgccatgaGACACCAAGGCAGAGGAGGTTCCCACTTCCCTTGTTCCTTGGGCAGGGATAGTTTGTGTTGCCTTCTCAGCAGTTTTGTCTCATCCCTGCCCTTCTTACAGCCACACCAGTTTTGTTCAATCCTTAAAAAGAGGCAACCTGAATCCTTTTTTCTATGCTGCAGCTTTGATTTTAGCAGCAAAGGCAGTGGAAATCTGTTGCCACAGTCCAGGCTGACAGTAATATTTACCTATACATCCACAGAGACTGTTGTCACAGCTGAAGAGGCTGTAAACTTTTCCTTTCAGCTGAAACTTGCACTGTGGAAAAGCCTCTGGCCTCTCCTGTCCCAAGGAAGCCACTTTCCAACACCAACTGTACAAAACCTGGGCTGTTTCAGCAAGCTCTAACATAAACCAAGTTATCACCTCTCTAATCTCATGGTATCAGTTGATTTGTACCTGTTTCATATAACTTATTACATGACACATTTACATGAGTAAATATTCTTTGTTCTGTTTTAAGTCTAATAGAAGAAGGAGGAGACTGGGACAGAAGAAACCGTCTCAAGGTGTACCAGGGCCTTTACTGTGTAGCCATTCGGGACTTcaaacaagcagcagagctgttcctTGATACAGTTTCCACATTTACCTCCTATGAACTGATGGATTACAAAACCTTTGTAACATACACTGTTTATGTCAGCATGATTGCCCTGGACAGGCCTGACCTGAGGGAGAAGGTAAGGGGAGCATGTGGAGCACTGCTGCAAACTGACAGAGCCTTAACCTGTTCATCTGGAGGGGCTGGTGGTTAAAGATGTGTGTTTGTTTCAGGTGATTAAAGGAGCAGAGATCCTGGAAGCCTTGCACAGTTTGCCAGCTGTACGGCAGTACCTGTTCTCTCTCTATGAATGTCGTTATGCAGCCTTTTTCCAGTCCCTAGGTAAGGCTGGGTTCTGTCCCTCAGCACTGTTTCAGATCCTACACAACTTTTGTGGAGAAGTTACAGTCTAAAACTAGAGCTATGTGCAGAAAAAACAAACTAGAGACATTTTTGAACAGTTTGACCTAAAATTTTCTGCTTTGATTTTTCAAACAAAGAAAGACAAATTTCTCATCCAATGAGCCTTGTGAAAGGTCACATCTGATTAGGTGAAAAAGCACTTTGAAAATGGCTATGAAACACCATCTTACCTGAAGAGCCAGATCAGGAAAGATTTGGGAACTTTCTGTGTAAAAGGGTGACACCAAAAAAAAGCTCTTCAGAAAACCCTCATTCTTGCCAGTTCTCAGactgcttgtttttcttctgtgagAGAATACAAAAAAATGagatatttagaaaaataaaggaagatcCCTTGATTTTGTGGAAAACTAGGCCTAATGTTAAAGGGCAGCATCTTCCTATTGCCAGCCTCATCCCAATGAGAACCGAtgctgtgaaggaaaaaaaaaaatcacttcagtGCCTGGAAATCCTTGCAACTAATTTAAGAGCTAGTAGCAGAAAATGAATGTTGTGTCCTTATACAGGTGTGGGTAACAATGTTTCCTGAAGGAGTTACATACCAAGTCTGCTTGTTACCCAGCTCTGCGGGCGGCAGGTCCAGCTCTTGCCTTCAGAGAGGTGGTCTCTCCCCCTGAAAGAAGGATGCTGTGCATTTTTACAGGCTCCCATTAGCTCTGCCACAACATTGTTTGCATGTTCTTACACTCGTGGTTGCAGAACTGATACAGATTACGTGAATTTACTTCTCTTAGTGCAGAATCCCTTTCACATCCTGAGGAGTGCAAAATACAACATAGTTATGGTCACACTTAATAACTGGTGCTGTGTGCTTTATTTACATAACTGATATATGACATTACTTAGAAATAACTGActtctcttatttattttgcttctttctttctcttctcagCTATTGTAGAGCAGGAGATGAAGAAGGACTGGCTGTTTGCACCCCACTACCGATACTACGTGCGGGAAATGCGGATCCACGCCTACAGCCAGCTCCTCGAGTCCTACCGCTCCCTGACGCTAGGGTACATGGCAGAGGCCTTTGGAGTCAGTGTAGAATTCATAGATCAGTAAGTTCTTGGCCTTTCCCAGTTCACAGACATCTCCCTTTATACCCTTTAAATATTTATGGTGATCTCATTGTGAAGAAAAATCTTTGTTCGCTTGTATCCTAAATACGCCAAGTTATGTTTCTATGGAAGAGTGTGAGAAGCTGCTATTTTATTAATTACTTTGTTCTTTATATTACTGTATTTATTGACCTCCACATGCTATGGAACTTTAGATTTTAGACAGCTTCATTCACAGTTATGCAAAATCTGAGCTGTTTCAACTTCGGGAATCTGCACATTTTTGTACTCTGCCAGTCTCCTTCTCTCATTTTCCTTGGTTTCTGTTATGTGGACAGGATCTGATGTTTTTCACTTAAATTAAGCATACTCTGCAGTTccaatttgaaattattttctagaaTAAAACCAGCAGATTTAGGTCATGATAAGAACTAAGTGGTGAGTGAAGTAAGAAACTGACTTTTACTCTGTGTACATGAAGCACATTATTTTCAAATGTCTTCAAAAGAGTTATTCTTGTTTCAGATTTTCTAACATAGAAAACTTACAGAAATATTAAAGTGCTTGAATTATTCAGAAATTAGTAAGTGTTTCAAGAGAAACCAAATACCATTTAActcaaaagtaattttcttaaAGTCATTCTATGCTTATGTTTCCTGTAATTTATAATGATTTGTAACTTACCTTACTGTTGAGCATAGGAATATTTTCCTCTACCATCAGTGCTGTAGACCACCAGTTGGTTAAacaaaacaataataataaaattttaaaaagcattaaaaaaattaaatattattgAGATACTTTTCTAATTAACTGACTGGCATGAAGATATTTACCTCAGGATAAATTCCAAATAGCCGCTCTGCATTACTGCTGCCTTTGGATTTGAAGAGTAGTTGATACAAAGCTCAGTGATAAGTTTCACTAACTCAAGTACAACACTTTGGCCTGAGGAGAAAAAACTAAGAGGTTTTGTGTTCAGGTCACTAAAATGATTGTTTTTGTGTGGAATGTCCAAGCCTTAATAAGATGAGGATGCATAAGATACCGGATGAAGATCCATAGGCTGTTGCTTCAGAAATAGAGTGTGGTATAACAGCAGTTTCAGTGCTCTTAGGTCTACAAGGCCCTGGTGAAACAGAATTTAACtagcttttttctttatttaggGAGCTTTCAAGATTTATTGCAGCTGGGCGATTGCACTGCAAAATAGACAAAGTAAATGAGATTGTAGAAACAAACAGGTATGTAACAATTCCTGGAGGTTGTTTTTAACAGACCAGTTGAATTCTATATATTTTGATGACATTTACTACAGAAATGTTTAATGCTTTGGTATAAATCATATTCTCAGTTCTAACcccctgttttttcccccatgatTCCTAGGCCTGATAGCAAGAATTGGCAGTACCAAGAAACCATCAAGAAAGGAGATTTGCTGCTAAACAGAATTCAGAAACTTTCCCGAGTAAttaatatgtaatttttttaatgcaagggAATGCAAAATTTAGATGTTTAAAACATTTTGGAAGTAACCTATAAATATATTGCATAACTTGGTATactgtagggaaaaaaataactaGCAAGAAAGGTAGTGTTTTTACTTTCCACTTCATTATGTACACACTGTTCTGTTCTGGTGTATGGAACCCAGTTCATTTATTAAATGTATGATACCGTTGGTGATCTCTTGTAATAGactttgttcctttccttgcctGTATATCAGTGTTCCATGTTGAACAGCAAAGCAGGCTCactgcctgtgaacacagagagCTCATGGCCACTTCATGCTTGCTCTTTTAAGACTTTCATATTGGAATCAGAGGTGAAAACAATCAGTTGCATAGTATTAACGTGATTTAAAGTTTTAGTGAAGAGTGCACCCTGTCCAGACAGGAGGGAATCTTGCAATGAAGGGATTACAGCTTAAGGCAGAAGGAATAAGGATGCAAGTGATTGGGGTGAAGCAATGATACAGCCACAGAAACTGCAGGGCTAAAACTTTGGGAACAACTGGAACAGAAGCAGCCTCTCTCTTTAAACTACTTTTTTGCAAACTGTTGAAAAGGAAGCCAGCATGTGAGCAAAGCATTACATTTGTAATTCCTGCCTGAGTTAGATCTGCAGATGTCAGTGATGGTGGGAGCTGTGGAAGGGCCTGCTGCAGTCTGGCAGAGCTGATCAGGTACTGCAGGGGTCACAGTTCCTttcctcccagctgctggggaatgAATGTGTCACTAGGCTGCTGCCATGCTGATGACACATGGTtcctgcctccagcagcagctgctgacccTGCTGGCCTGCCTTGAGAGGctttctccctcctcccaaAGAAGTCCTGTGAGTTCTGTGAGCTTTTGATGCCACTGCATTTGGAACATTTACAGCCTGTGTGCATTGCAGTTTCAGTGCTGGAAGGAAACCCAGCAGGTAGGTGTACCAAAGAGCAATCCTAGCATTTGGAAGCTACTGTGCCACAGACAGGACTTGGAatttcccctgcccagccctcccaTTGCAAGGTCATAGAGGTCTCCTGTCCTGGAattgctgctgcctgcctgagGTTGGACCCCTTGGTGCTGAGGGACCACTTCTATTTTCTGATGAACTCTTCTGAAACACAAAATACAACCCCATGATTCTGGGGTACTTTTACTACTTACTGGAAGCTGTTTTGGTTGTTTCCCCCTCCAAGAAGCAGCTATTTAGCCAGAGTTTAAAGATTTGCATTTCAGATAGTaccaattagaaaaaaattatcatcTTTCTTTAGAGTTATAAACAAGAACTCTAGTTTACCATGTGTTCAGCTCTGAGTCTGTTTCCTGTGTTCACACAGATACCATTTCCTATTAAGTTTTAATTGATAAAACCCAATATTCAGACTTTTCAGACCTGCAATAAGCTCTCttgtttttctccatctgtTCCTTGCCAGATAAGTAGAGCTAGCTAGGAAGGCTTTAATCAGTCTGACTTTTGGGAATATCTCCACCTTCCATAGGTGCAGGTGTGAAGCCTGTCAGAAAAACCATACTGTCTTTATGCCTTCACTGACTTGAGGAATTTCTATTTGGTGCATAAATTTACCTTTCCAGCATATTTATACATGAAGTGACCTTAATTAACTGCATCAAAGTTTCCACTCAGCATATGTATTGCCATATATTTCTTTAACTGTAAATTAAAGGGAATAGAAACCTACTCAAGAAAAATCAGGCTAAAAGAGGCTTCATGTGTTCCAGAGAAATCCTGCTGCTCTCTTAGTGTAGGtaagagcagcagaaaaaaaatggaaatccCTACTctgtgtgggaaaaaaaaagcattgctAAAGAGTTTTAGTGCTCTAAGATACTTGCAGAGCTATTCATCATTTCATCTTAACTGTGGCCATCATCCTGTGGAAGCCAAGCACTTCAGAGTCTGGTGTTTTCTGCTCAGGTGGGTGAAAAATAACGTTCCAAACAGAAGTACACAATCCTACTACAGCAAAGACCCTTTAAAGATCCCAACTTGCCTGCACATTTCCTGGTGCCAGCCTACATCCTGTAAAagaggatccagggagagcctggagaTCTTCTGGACAAAGATTTTTGTGCCACAGCCTGGTAGGAAAGAGTCACAGCAATTTTAGCTGAACCTTTTAAGGCTCTGTGCAGCAGTTCAGCCTGTAAGCCATGCCAAATAGTGGTGGGATAAAATAGTGGTGGAATAAAGGTGAAAGGCAGCACCTCCTGAATCCCACAGCTGGAGGCACACGGTTTAGCCAGCATGGCTGTTCACACTgttctcctgaaaaaaaaaaaaaggaatctgATACACAAGTTTTCCAAAGAGTAAGTAAATGCTGAGGGGTCCTGGGTGGTCACACCTTGTGCTGATCAAGGGCATAATTTTGTCtattctgttgttttaaaatgctttcttcCATCTCTATGTCAAATCAGAAGCATTAGAATTTCTACTTCCTGAAGTAATTTCAAGTTGATTTTTACTGTCCCGTGATCATGTTAGTTTTATATTCTGTTTATCTGATCTCATAATTTCCCTTTATTTAACTGATTGTGAGCAGCACTCCAGACACAGGCCTTCATGCCTTGCTTTTGACACCTTTCCATGGATTTATAGTCCACATGCCAAAGTTGTACATTCTCTCTTGTAATTTAAGCTTGGGCAGTTCCTTGAGCTAATGCCATTCTCCAATTTCGCTTTGCAAGGCTGACTTGACCCTCTCTACAAGATAGCCAGAACCAGACAGAGATTTCAAGCCTCAGCTTGAACTTCTCTCTGCAATTCATTCCCTGCATTAATGGTGGGGAAGcaggtgggcagggcaggagatggggTAGTTTAGGATTTGTTAGTAAAGCTCTGATAAAAAGCAGTGGAAATGTCATTTCTGTGCAGTTTCTGGCTCACCTGCCAACACCTGGTGCTTCTCTTGCTGAACACCGGGCTCCAGAGCTCAAGGTCCAGCCTTGCAGGCCAGGGACAGGGCACTGGCTTTAGGAAAAGTCACCTGTCGTGAACAGGAAAGGACTCAGGTGAAGGGAGGGACCTAAACTGCAAAATGGATAACAAAAAACTCTCAGCATTGTCAGAGACCACCAAACCCAGGCAGCAACACAGTCCCTGCTGATGCTGAAAAAAACGTTTTTGTATCAATTTGGGCACAAATATCAACACCAGCTATTTCTCATAGGCTTGGACAAAGCTTTTTAACTGcatttctcaagctgttttacCTCCTTAGCAATAAAGTTTCAATCCACATTAGTTTGAACAAGTTCCTTAAAGGTTTTTGAAGTTTGTTGGGTCAGCAAAACCCCAAGCATATGCCACTTTTCCATGACAAAGCTCCCATGCTGCTTGTTAGGAACGAATCCAGCGGCTAACACAGCTCTGAGCCAACGCACTGAAAAAAGCATCCAGTCAAAATAAAAAGTCCCACGGTGGATCCTACAAGCCACATGCGTTTGATTATTTGTTGCAGCAGAACGTGATAATAATGCACCAGCAggaatttgcatttaaaaaagcCAGGGCAAGCCCTGCTCTGGGTTG
This window encodes:
- the PSMD6 gene encoding 26S proteasome non-ATPase regulatory subunit 6, encoding MPLENLEEEGLPKNPDLRIAQLRFLLSLRPRAPDPAARDELMAAVRLHNMAPYYEALCKSLEWQMDTDLLNKMKKANEEELKRLDNELEDAEKILGESEIRDAMMAKAEYLCRIGDKEGALTAFRKTYDKTVALGHRLDIVFYLLRIGLFYMDNDLITRNIEKAKSLIEEGGDWDRRNRLKVYQGLYCVAIRDFKQAAELFLDTVSTFTSYELMDYKTFVTYTVYVSMIALDRPDLREKVIKGAEILEALHSLPAVRQYLFSLYECRYAAFFQSLAIVEQEMKKDWLFAPHYRYYVREMRIHAYSQLLESYRSLTLGYMAEAFGVSVEFIDQELSRFIAAGRLHCKIDKVNEIVETNRPDSKNWQYQETIKKGDLLLNRIQKLSRVINM